One stretch of Prunus persica cultivar Lovell chromosome G1, Prunus_persica_NCBIv2, whole genome shotgun sequence DNA includes these proteins:
- the LOC109946555 gene encoding probable serine/threonine-protein kinase PBL15, with amino-acid sequence MAEELLSNMMDCAAKLKEFTAEDLKACTNGFHQNNLIGATQFGKLYRGQIKLGFIGTDQARAVTVKIWDEKSRCITSIHDEFLMVKEEVQFLTHPSINGHPNLVKLIGYCCEKEVKAVVYDLNPWDTLHNLTVKDYLNWVQRLNVLLQFARLLEFLHNQDKPYLVLNINASHIMLDWDCRPKLFDFGHITGGIIGEMTTLKKQIPISIGFVDPFFTAKGGSFWHTSCDVFSFGVILLGLIAKRGFEPVCVENPHLGLDCLVQYWAKKEYKPNGSLVHRSLQEDWGYVDEDGLAITELGMRCVEFFPRNRPTIKKAVELLEGLLVFQRFGDARPNKREKTFHGIGNHAGGT; translated from the exons ATGGCTGAGGAGCTACTTAGCAACATGATGGATTGTGCAGCAAAGCTTAAAGAGTTTACAGCAGAGGACTTGAAAGCATGCACCAATGGTTTTCACCAGAACAACCTGATTGGAGCTACTCAGTTTGGCAAATTATATAGAGGACAGATTAAGCTAGGGTTTATTGGAACAGATCAAGCTCGAGCCGTTACAGTCAAAATATGGGATGAGAAGTCAAGGTGCATAACATCCATACATGATGAGTTTCTGATGGTTAAG GAAGAAGTTCAGTTTTTAACACATCCAAGTATAAATGGTCATCCAAACTTGGTGAAATTGATTGGTTATTGCTGTGAAAAGGAAGTCAAGGCTGTTGTCTATGACCTCAATCCATGGGATACTCTGCATAATTTGACAGTGAAAG ATTATCTCAACTGGGTTCAGAGGCTCAATGTGCTTCTCCAATTTGCACGCCTCCTTGAATTTCTACACAACCAGGACAAGCCATATTTGGTGTTGAACATCAATGCATCTCATATAATGCTGGATTGG GATTGCAGGCcaaaattatttgattttggacACATTACTGGAGGAATCATTGGTGAAATGACCACACTAAAAAAGCAGATACCAATCTCCATTGGCTTTGTTGATCCATTTTTCACTGCAAAAG GTGGTAGTTTTTGGCACACAAGCTGTGATGTGTTTTCATTTGGTGTGATTCTCTTAGGCCTAATAGCTAAGAGAGGCTTTGAGCCAGTCTGTGTGGAAAACCCCCATTTGGGACTGGACTGTTTAGTACAGTACTGGGCCAAGAAGGAATACAAGCCCAATGGGTCACTTGTCCACAGGAGCTTGCAGGAAGACTGGGGTTACGTTGATGAAGATGGTCTTGCAATTACAGAGCTGGGAATGCGTTGTGTTGAATTCTTCCCAAGAAACCGCCCTACAATTAAGAAAGCTGTTGAGCTTCTTGAGGGTTTACTGGTTTTTCAACGCTTTGGTGATGCCAGGCctaacaaaagagaaaagacaTTTCACGGCATTGGCAACCATGCAGGAGGCACGTGA